In the genome of Nocardia terpenica, one region contains:
- a CDS encoding glycoside hydrolase family 15 protein, whose amino-acid sequence MASFDEPITDDSDDDFEPDSLPVPRDALSDVPDAQLAGGFVPAALGTTHKSAFPPIDDYAFLSDCETSCLIARNGAVEWMCLPRPDAPSVFGAMLDRSAGHFRVGPYGVNVPAARRYLPGGMIVETTWQTDTGWLIVRDALVLGPWHNNDKRSRTFRRTPMDWDAEHILLRTVKCVSGVVELEVSCEPAFDYHRAPATWEYTGQVYEQATATCDSPDAPCGSVTLTTDLRLGLEGREARARTRMAEGDQVYVALSWSPLPPPRTFAEAAEKMWATTECWRQWITLGKFPDHPWRGYLQRSALTLKGLTYAPTGALLAAATTSLPETPGGERNWDYRYSWVRDSSFALWGLYTLGLNREADDFFAFLHDVATCDNGDTLPLQVLYGVGGEREITEYELPHMFGYDGARPVRIGNGAYDQQQHDVWGVILDSVYLHVKSRQQVPETLWPMLEQQVQAAIDHWREPDRGIWEIRGAPQHFTSSKVMCWVALDRGAKLALMHGEVDFAHKWAETAEEIKADILENGVNSEGVLTQSYGSENLDASLLLVPLVRFLPPEDHRVRATVLAIADDLTDQGLVLRYRTETTDDGLSGAEGTFTICSFWLVSALVEIGEVQRARRLCERLLGYASPLELYAEEIDPRTGRHLGNFPQAFTHLALINALTHVIRAEQNVGAGEFQPAHRAG is encoded by the coding sequence ATGGCGTCCTTCGACGAACCGATCACCGACGACTCCGACGACGACTTCGAGCCCGATTCGCTGCCGGTCCCGCGCGATGCCCTGAGCGATGTGCCCGACGCCCAGCTCGCCGGTGGCTTCGTCCCCGCCGCTCTGGGCACCACGCACAAGTCGGCCTTCCCGCCCATCGACGACTACGCGTTCCTGTCCGATTGCGAGACCTCCTGTCTGATCGCCCGCAACGGCGCGGTGGAGTGGATGTGCCTGCCGCGTCCCGACGCCCCCAGCGTCTTCGGCGCCATGCTGGATCGCAGCGCCGGTCATTTCCGGGTCGGCCCGTACGGGGTGAACGTGCCGGCCGCGCGCCGCTATCTGCCCGGCGGCATGATCGTGGAGACCACCTGGCAGACCGACACCGGCTGGCTCATCGTGCGTGACGCGCTGGTGCTGGGGCCCTGGCACAACAACGACAAGCGCAGCCGCACCTTTCGCCGCACGCCCATGGACTGGGACGCCGAGCACATCCTGCTGCGCACGGTGAAATGCGTGAGCGGCGTGGTGGAGCTGGAGGTCAGCTGCGAACCGGCCTTCGACTACCACCGCGCCCCGGCCACCTGGGAGTACACCGGCCAGGTCTACGAGCAGGCCACCGCGACCTGCGACAGCCCGGACGCACCCTGCGGGAGCGTCACCCTCACCACCGATCTGCGGCTGGGCCTGGAGGGCCGGGAGGCGCGCGCCCGCACCCGCATGGCCGAGGGCGATCAGGTCTATGTCGCGCTGTCCTGGTCGCCGCTGCCGCCGCCGCGCACGTTCGCCGAGGCCGCGGAGAAGATGTGGGCCACCACCGAGTGCTGGCGGCAGTGGATCACGCTCGGCAAGTTCCCCGACCATCCGTGGCGCGGCTATCTGCAGCGCAGCGCGCTCACGCTGAAGGGCCTCACCTACGCGCCCACCGGCGCGCTGCTGGCCGCGGCCACCACCTCGCTCCCGGAAACCCCTGGCGGCGAACGCAACTGGGACTACCGCTACAGCTGGGTGCGCGATTCCAGCTTCGCCCTGTGGGGCCTGTACACGCTGGGCCTGAACCGGGAGGCCGACGACTTCTTCGCCTTCCTGCACGACGTGGCCACCTGCGACAACGGCGATACGCTGCCGCTGCAGGTGCTCTACGGCGTCGGCGGCGAGCGCGAGATCACCGAATACGAACTGCCGCATATGTTCGGCTACGACGGCGCCCGCCCGGTGCGCATCGGCAACGGCGCGTACGACCAGCAGCAGCACGACGTGTGGGGGGTGATCCTGGATTCGGTGTACCTGCACGTGAAGTCGCGCCAGCAGGTGCCGGAAACGTTGTGGCCCATGCTGGAACAGCAGGTGCAGGCGGCCATCGACCACTGGCGCGAGCCCGATCGCGGAATCTGGGAAATCCGCGGCGCGCCACAGCATTTCACGTCCTCGAAGGTGATGTGCTGGGTGGCGCTGGACCGCGGGGCCAAGCTGGCGCTGATGCACGGCGAGGTCGACTTCGCGCACAAGTGGGCCGAGACCGCGGAGGAGATCAAGGCCGACATCCTGGAGAACGGCGTCAATTCCGAGGGGGTGCTCACCCAGAGCTACGGCAGCGAAAACCTCGACGCCTCACTGCTGTTGGTGCCGCTGGTGCGTTTCCTGCCGCCGGAGGACCACCGCGTGCGCGCGACGGTGCTCGCCATCGCCGACGACCTCACCGATCAGGGCCTGGTGCTGCGCTACCGCACCGAGACCACCGACGACGGATTGTCCGGCGCGGAGGGCACCTTCACCATCTGCTCGTTCTGGCTGGTGTCCGCGCTGGTGGAGATCGGCGAGGTCCAGCGGGCCCGCCGCCTGTGCGAACGACTACTCGGCTACGCCAGCCCCCTGGAGCTCTACGCCGAGGAGATCGACCCCCGCACCGGCCGCCACCTCGGCAACTTCCCCCAGGCCTTCACCCACCTGGCCCTCATCAACGCCCTCACCCACGTCATCCGCGCCGAACAGAACGTCGGCGCAGGAGAATTCCAGCCTGCCCATCGGGCGGGGTGA
- a CDS encoding Ms4533A family Cys-rich leader peptide, whose protein sequence is MSSSAVPQVRHELALIAVGCLVIADIYCR, encoded by the coding sequence GTGTCGTCGAGTGCTGTCCCGCAGGTCCGCCATGAGTTGGCGTTGATCGCGGTTGGATGCCTCGTCATCGCGGATATCTACTGTCGCTGA
- a CDS encoding sulfate ABC transporter substrate-binding protein, protein MSRTSWLFSRGRPGAVALAALVAVGLTACSGGASDTVGGSGGGGGGSKLTLFAYSVAKPGFDKVAPAFNRTEPGKGVQIQQSYGPSGDQSRKVKDGADADVVCFSVEPDITRLVDSGQIDPKWNADADKGIPFGSVVVITVRKGNPKGIHDWNDLLKPGVEVVTPNPFSSGSAKWNLLAPYAAESDGGKNPQAGLDYLGKLIAKEHVKVQPKSGREATDTFLQGTGDALISYENEAIYSEREGDPIEHVVPPTTFKIENPVAVLKNSRNLDRAVAFKDFLYTPAGQKAFAQAGFRPVDPQVAADYTGDFPPPQKLWTVADLGGWKQVDKDLFTPNTGSIAVIYDKATK, encoded by the coding sequence ATGTCTCGCACCTCCTGGCTCTTCTCGCGGGGACGCCCGGGCGCGGTCGCGCTCGCCGCACTGGTGGCGGTCGGCCTCACCGCCTGCAGCGGCGGAGCCAGCGACACCGTGGGCGGGAGCGGCGGCGGGGGCGGGGGCAGCAAGCTGACGCTGTTCGCCTACTCGGTGGCCAAGCCCGGCTTCGACAAGGTGGCTCCGGCGTTCAACCGGACCGAGCCCGGCAAGGGCGTGCAGATCCAGCAGTCCTACGGGCCGTCCGGCGATCAGTCCCGCAAGGTCAAGGACGGCGCCGACGCCGACGTGGTGTGCTTCTCCGTCGAGCCCGACATCACCCGGCTGGTCGACTCCGGTCAGATCGATCCGAAGTGGAATGCCGACGCCGACAAGGGAATTCCGTTCGGGTCGGTGGTCGTGATCACCGTGCGCAAGGGCAACCCGAAGGGCATCCACGACTGGAACGATCTGCTGAAGCCGGGCGTGGAGGTGGTCACCCCGAACCCGTTCAGCTCCGGCTCGGCCAAGTGGAACCTGCTCGCCCCCTACGCGGCCGAGAGCGACGGCGGCAAGAACCCGCAGGCGGGCCTGGACTACCTGGGCAAGCTCATCGCCAAGGAGCACGTGAAGGTGCAGCCGAAATCGGGCCGCGAGGCCACCGACACCTTCCTGCAGGGCACCGGCGACGCGCTGATCAGCTACGAGAACGAGGCCATCTACTCCGAGCGCGAGGGCGACCCGATCGAGCACGTCGTGCCGCCCACCACCTTCAAGATCGAGAATCCGGTGGCGGTGCTGAAGAACTCCCGCAACCTGGACCGGGCGGTGGCGTTCAAGGACTTCCTCTACACCCCCGCGGGTCAGAAGGCGTTCGCGCAGGCCGGATTCCGGCCGGTCGACCCGCAGGTGGCCGCCGACTACACCGGGGACTTCCCGCCGCCGCAGAAACTGTGGACCGTCGCCGACCTGGGCGGCTGGAAACAGGTCGACAAGGACCTGTTCACCCCCAACACCGGCAGCATCGCGGTGATCTACGACAAAGCGACCAAGTGA
- the cysT gene encoding sulfate ABC transporter permease subunit CysT — translation MTARIEQRPARSWLRITGSVGPIGIATAVLWLSVIVLLPLAALAFHAFDDGWSGFWSAVTAPTALDALRVTVLVSVVVALLNVVMGTLVAWVLVRDDFPGKSIVNALIDLPFALPTIVASIVLLSLYGPESPVGIHLNATRPGLVVALAFVTLPFVVRSVQPVLIEADAEVEQAAASLGADNVTIFRRIVLPTLAPAIISGGGLAFARAIGEYGSVVLIGGNIPRQTQMASQYIQQQIEVDRPVNAAAVSVVLLAISFATLFVLRLFAERTARKEQLSR, via the coding sequence ATGACCGCCCGGATCGAGCAGCGGCCCGCGCGGTCCTGGCTGCGAATCACCGGATCGGTCGGCCCGATCGGCATCGCCACCGCGGTGCTGTGGCTGAGCGTGATCGTATTGCTCCCGTTGGCCGCGTTGGCATTTCACGCCTTCGACGACGGCTGGTCCGGCTTCTGGAGCGCCGTCACCGCGCCCACCGCCCTGGACGCGCTGCGGGTCACCGTTCTGGTCTCGGTGGTGGTGGCGCTGCTCAATGTCGTGATGGGCACGCTGGTGGCCTGGGTATTGGTGCGCGACGACTTCCCCGGCAAGAGCATCGTCAACGCGCTCATCGACCTTCCGTTCGCGCTGCCGACCATTGTCGCCAGCATCGTGCTGCTGTCGCTGTACGGGCCGGAGAGCCCGGTCGGCATTCATCTCAACGCCACCCGACCCGGCCTGGTGGTGGCGCTGGCGTTCGTGACGCTGCCGTTCGTGGTGCGGTCGGTGCAGCCGGTGCTGATCGAGGCCGACGCCGAGGTCGAGCAGGCCGCGGCCTCGCTGGGCGCGGACAATGTCACCATCTTCCGGCGCATCGTGCTGCCCACGCTGGCGCCCGCGATCATCTCCGGCGGCGGGCTCGCCTTCGCCCGTGCCATCGGCGAATACGGTTCGGTGGTGCTGATCGGCGGCAACATCCCCCGGCAGACCCAGATGGCCTCGCAGTACATCCAGCAGCAGATCGAGGTGGACCGCCCGGTGAACGCCGCCGCGGTATCGGTTGTGCTGCTGGCGATCTCGTTCGCCACGCTGTTCGTGCTGCGGCTGTTCGCCGAGCGCACCGCGCGGAAGGAGCAGTTGTCGCGATGA
- the cysW gene encoding sulfate ABC transporter permease subunit CysW has protein sequence MKLSASTRISLRAIALGYLVVLLVAPLAIILWRSFGHGIGAFVDWISTPAAISAFNLTMVIIAIVVPVNVIFGVITAIALVRGNFPGRTLIQGVVDLPFAVSPVVVGVALIMLWGVNGWFGGVEHLGIKVIFGLPGMVIATIFVTLPFVVSEVVPVLHEIGDDQEQAAATLGATRWQTFWRITLPAIRWGLTYGIVLTVARALGEFGAVIMVSSALPGISQTLTLLVSGRYTNDHNTFGAYCAATLLMGIALVTLILMTILERKRGSAT, from the coding sequence ATGAAACTGTCCGCATCGACCCGGATCTCGCTGCGCGCGATCGCACTCGGATACCTGGTGGTGCTGCTGGTGGCGCCGCTGGCCATCATCCTGTGGCGCAGCTTCGGGCACGGCATCGGCGCGTTCGTCGACTGGATCAGCACCCCGGCGGCGATCTCGGCGTTCAATCTGACCATGGTGATCATCGCGATCGTGGTCCCGGTGAACGTGATCTTCGGGGTGATCACCGCGATCGCCCTGGTGCGCGGAAACTTCCCGGGCCGCACCCTGATTCAGGGCGTGGTCGACCTGCCGTTCGCGGTGTCGCCGGTGGTGGTGGGCGTCGCGCTGATCATGCTGTGGGGCGTCAACGGCTGGTTCGGCGGCGTCGAGCACCTCGGCATCAAGGTGATCTTCGGCCTGCCGGGCATGGTGATCGCCACCATCTTCGTGACGCTGCCGTTCGTGGTCAGCGAGGTGGTGCCGGTGTTGCACGAGATCGGCGACGATCAGGAGCAGGCCGCGGCCACCCTCGGCGCCACCCGCTGGCAGACGTTCTGGCGGATCACCCTGCCCGCCATTCGCTGGGGCCTGACCTACGGCATCGTGCTCACCGTCGCCCGCGCGCTGGGCGAATTCGGCGCGGTGATCATGGTGTCCTCGGCGCTACCCGGAATTTCGCAGACGCTGACGCTGCTGGTGAGCGGCCGCTACACCAACGACCACAACACCTTCGGCGCCTACTGTGCGGCGACCCTGCTGATGGGCATCGCGCTCGTCACCCTCATCCTGATGACCATTCTCGAACGCAAGCGGGGCAGTGCCACATGA
- a CDS encoding sulfate/molybdate ABC transporter ATP-binding protein, which produces MITVTNANKRYGSFAALNDVSIDIPSGELTALLGPSGSGKSTLLRSIAGLESLDSGVVTIAGRDVTRVSPQKRDIGFVFQHYAAFKHMTVRDNVAFGLRIRKRPKSEIAKRVDELLGIVGLDGFQHRYPAQLSGGQRQRMALARALAVDPQVLLLDEPFGALDAKVRQDLRTWLRRLHEEVHVTTVLVTHDQEEALDVADRIAVMNAGRIEQIGSPEDVYDRPANEFVMSFLGAVAKLNGHLVRPHDIRIGRDPGMALAAHEGTAESAGVTRATVERVVHLGFEVRLELRNGATGDLFTAQVTRGDAEAMKLVGGETVYARATRIPELPASRHADHK; this is translated from the coding sequence ATGATCACCGTGACCAATGCGAACAAGCGCTACGGCTCGTTCGCCGCGCTGAACGACGTCAGCATCGACATCCCGTCGGGCGAATTGACCGCGCTGCTCGGCCCGTCCGGCTCGGGTAAGTCCACCCTGCTCCGATCGATAGCCGGACTGGAATCCCTGGATTCCGGGGTGGTCACCATCGCGGGTCGCGACGTCACGCGGGTGTCGCCGCAGAAGCGCGATATCGGATTCGTTTTCCAGCATTACGCCGCGTTCAAACATATGACCGTGCGCGACAATGTGGCGTTCGGATTGCGGATCCGCAAGCGGCCGAAGAGCGAAATCGCGAAGCGCGTCGACGAATTGCTCGGCATCGTCGGCCTGGACGGTTTCCAGCACCGCTATCCGGCGCAGCTGTCGGGCGGCCAGCGCCAGCGCATGGCCCTGGCCCGCGCGCTCGCGGTCGACCCGCAGGTGCTGCTGCTGGACGAGCCGTTCGGCGCGCTCGACGCCAAGGTGCGCCAGGACCTGCGCACCTGGCTGCGGCGGCTGCACGAGGAGGTGCACGTCACCACGGTGCTGGTCACCCACGATCAGGAGGAGGCGCTCGATGTCGCCGACCGGATCGCGGTGATGAACGCCGGGCGCATCGAGCAGATCGGCAGCCCGGAGGACGTCTACGACCGTCCGGCCAATGAATTCGTCATGTCCTTCCTGGGCGCGGTCGCGAAATTGAACGGCCACCTGGTGCGGCCGCACGATATCCGCATCGGGCGCGATCCCGGTATGGCGCTGGCCGCGCACGAGGGCACCGCGGAATCGGCGGGCGTCACCCGCGCCACCGTGGAACGCGTCGTGCATCTGGGATTCGAGGTGCGCCTGGAATTGCGCAATGGCGCCACCGGCGACCTGTTCACCGCCCAGGTCACCCGCGGCGACGCCGAGGCCATGAAACTGGTCGGCGGCGAAACCGTTTATGCGCGGGCGACCCGCATACCGGAGCTGCCCGCATCTCGACACGCCGATCACAAATAA
- a CDS encoding Hsp70 family protein, which translates to MTVGLGVSIGTVNTVCAVASGGGGRHGHRPNRIAPSATWRTTLTFDSTGTARVGRIPRHGRAITEFADLTQRSAATARVGHRALSAADLVATVVASVAGQVLGGPPGPEVALTVTHPVGYPPDRVAELRHALAALGLGHATLVSEPVAAAAWLAAAHGPLMPGLALVYDLGGSGLTVTLVRVGAGCPVDPVVGEPLRCTDFGGRAFGAQLARRERWSAGVGPSLAHRVTDAAITELRTAHVRHSLEAVYECLRIADVTMADVDCVLVVGGAARPPEVTGLLAGALARPVIVAPDPERTIADGAALLAYRLGETALGGGARRGHSARQLRRRLARAAAVAGAVAMAGALISLVPGDHPAPVSGPPVPVMHHFGERDAGHITPR; encoded by the coding sequence ATGACGGTTGGGCTCGGAGTCAGTATCGGCACGGTGAACACGGTCTGCGCGGTCGCGTCGGGCGGCGGGGGACGGCACGGGCATCGGCCGAACCGGATCGCCCCGTCGGCCACTTGGCGCACCACGCTCACCTTCGACAGCACCGGCACCGCCCGCGTCGGCCGCATCCCCCGGCACGGCCGGGCCATCACCGAATTCGCCGATCTCACCCAGCGTTCCGCGGCGACGGCCCGGGTCGGGCACCGCGCGCTGTCGGCCGCGGACCTGGTCGCGACGGTGGTGGCCAGCGTGGCCGGGCAGGTGCTCGGCGGCCCGCCCGGACCCGAGGTCGCCCTCACCGTCACCCATCCGGTCGGCTATCCGCCGGACCGGGTCGCCGAGCTGCGCCACGCGCTCGCGGCGCTCGGGCTCGGGCACGCCACACTGGTGTCCGAGCCGGTCGCCGCGGCCGCGTGGCTGGCGGCCGCCCACGGCCCGCTGATGCCCGGCCTGGCCCTGGTGTACGACCTGGGCGGCTCCGGCCTCACCGTCACCCTGGTCCGGGTCGGGGCGGGCTGCCCGGTCGATCCGGTCGTGGGAGAACCGTTGCGCTGCACCGATTTCGGCGGCCGCGCCTTCGGCGCCCAGCTGGCCCGCCGGGAGCGGTGGTCGGCCGGGGTGGGGCCGTCGCTGGCGCACCGCGTCACCGATGCGGCCATTACCGAACTGCGCACCGCTCACGTGCGGCACTCGCTCGAGGCGGTCTACGAGTGCCTGCGCATCGCCGATGTCACCATGGCCGATGTCGACTGCGTGCTGGTGGTCGGCGGCGCGGCCCGCCCGCCCGAGGTGACGGGGTTGCTGGCCGGTGCGCTGGCCCGGCCGGTGATCGTGGCCCCCGACCCCGAGCGCACCATCGCCGACGGCGCCGCCCTGCTGGCCTACCGCCTCGGCGAGACCGCCCTCGGCGGCGGCGCCCGGCGCGGCCACTCCGCCCGGCAGCTGCGCCGCCGGCTCGCCCGCGCGGCGGCGGTGGCCGGTGCCGTGGCCATGGCCGGTGCGCTGATATCCCTGGTCCCCGGCGACCATCCGGCGCCCGTGTCCGGACCGCCGGTGCCCGTGATGCACCATTTCGGTGAACGTGACGCGGGGCACATTACCCCGCGGTAA
- a CDS encoding AurF N-oxygenase family protein, producing the protein MSVAATRADLDPIVEQAQQYAQKLMLLSEGSVDKHFDPYEDIDWGNPDFDVDSQPERWILPAAADPLGRHPWYRALPVDKQIEIGKYRQANVAKVGLQFESILISGMVQHTFGLPNGSAEFRYCTHEMSEELNHTLMFQEMVNRIGADVPGMGPIVRQLRHLGVPVAVMFPNLFFMAVLAGEEPIDHIQKQILRSGEEVHPIMRGVMAIHVAEEARHISFAHEYLKHHVPEANPANRLVLSIAMPIVMWILGRSIVKPPRAFFDTFEVPAEVRKDFLGSPDSRQAFSDYFVDVRALAKEIGLMNPIAKRVWKLLRIDGPASRYRSEPIRGGR; encoded by the coding sequence ATGTCCGTTGCCGCTACCCGCGCCGACCTCGATCCGATTGTCGAGCAGGCCCAGCAGTACGCCCAGAAGCTGATGCTGCTGTCCGAAGGATCGGTCGACAAACACTTCGACCCGTATGAGGACATCGACTGGGGCAACCCCGATTTCGACGTGGACTCCCAGCCCGAGCGGTGGATTCTGCCCGCCGCCGCGGACCCGCTCGGCCGGCACCCGTGGTATCGCGCGCTGCCCGTGGACAAGCAGATCGAGATCGGCAAATACCGGCAGGCCAATGTCGCCAAGGTGGGCCTGCAGTTCGAATCCATCCTGATCAGCGGCATGGTGCAGCACACCTTCGGCCTGCCCAACGGCTCGGCGGAGTTCCGCTACTGCACCCACGAGATGTCCGAGGAACTCAACCACACCCTGATGTTCCAGGAGATGGTCAACCGCATCGGCGCCGACGTGCCCGGCATGGGCCCGATCGTGCGCCAGCTGCGCCACCTCGGCGTGCCGGTCGCGGTCATGTTCCCGAACCTGTTCTTCATGGCCGTGCTCGCCGGTGAGGAGCCGATCGACCACATCCAGAAGCAGATTCTGCGCTCGGGCGAGGAGGTGCACCCGATCATGCGCGGCGTCATGGCGATTCACGTCGCCGAGGAGGCGCGGCACATCTCGTTCGCGCACGAATACCTCAAGCACCATGTGCCCGAGGCGAATCCGGCCAACCGGCTGGTGCTGTCGATCGCCATGCCGATCGTCATGTGGATCCTCGGGCGCTCGATCGTGAAGCCGCCCAGGGCATTCTTCGACACGTTCGAGGTTCCGGCGGAGGTTCGCAAGGACTTCCTCGGCTCGCCGGACAGCAGGCAGGCGTTCAGCGACTACTTCGTCGACGTGCGCGCGCTGGCCAAGGAGATCGGCCTGATGAACCCGATCGCCAAGCGCGTGTGGAAGCTGCTGCGCATCGACGGCCCGGCCAGCCGGTACCGTTCGGAGCCGATCCGCGGCGGACGATAG
- a CDS encoding FAD-dependent oxidoreductase: MPYVVTQSCCSDASCVYACPVNCIHPTPDEPDFLTAEMLYVDPQACVDCGACATACPVDAITSSKRLTAEQKPFIEINADFYRQSRPRPLLARPVPAAAVAAGREPLRVAIVGSGPSAMYAADELLTQPGVTVTVFDRLPVPYGLARHGVAPDHTRTRQVSRLFDVISAQPGFGSYLNVTVGRDISHAELLEHFHAVIYAVGASADRKLEIPGEGLPGSVSATEFVAWYNGHPDHADRRFDLSQRRAVIVGNGNVALDVARILTSDPALLAGTEVSSVALDALRHSKVEEVVVVGRRGPAESAFTVPEFVGLLGADVDIEVEGEVPEPVPGMPQKVEQKLRLLREAAARPSRGRKRIVFRYLSAPTALIGTDRVGGIELTRTELSADADGVVRALPTGETETLDAGLVLASVGYRGVALPGLPFDERRGVVPNREGRVLSGESGLPATESALPGAEAFLPGTYVTGWIKRGPTGFIGTNKSCAQQTVRLLVDDFNTGRLAEPRRDAADFDRLVDTRRPGAIRGGAVARPWWKRKLLARSV; encoded by the coding sequence ATGCCCTACGTCGTCACCCAATCCTGTTGCAGCGACGCGTCCTGCGTGTACGCCTGCCCGGTCAACTGCATCCATCCCACGCCCGACGAACCGGACTTCCTGACGGCGGAGATGCTGTACGTGGACCCGCAGGCGTGCGTGGACTGCGGCGCCTGCGCCACGGCGTGCCCGGTGGACGCCATCACCTCGTCGAAGCGGCTGACCGCGGAGCAGAAGCCGTTCATCGAGATCAATGCCGACTTCTACCGGCAGTCCCGGCCGCGTCCGCTGCTGGCGCGGCCGGTGCCGGCGGCGGCGGTGGCCGCCGGGCGGGAGCCGCTGCGGGTCGCGATCGTGGGCTCGGGACCGTCGGCGATGTACGCCGCCGACGAGCTGCTCACCCAGCCCGGCGTCACGGTGACCGTCTTCGACCGGCTGCCGGTGCCCTACGGGCTGGCCCGCCACGGTGTCGCGCCCGATCACACCCGCACCCGGCAGGTGAGCCGATTGTTCGATGTGATCTCGGCGCAGCCGGGTTTCGGCTCGTATCTGAATGTGACTGTGGGTCGGGACATTTCGCACGCCGAACTGCTCGAGCACTTCCACGCGGTGATCTACGCGGTGGGCGCGTCCGCCGATCGCAAGCTGGAGATCCCGGGGGAGGGGCTGCCCGGGAGCGTGTCCGCCACCGAGTTCGTGGCCTGGTACAACGGCCATCCCGATCATGCCGACCGCCGCTTCGATCTGTCGCAGCGGCGGGCGGTGATCGTCGGCAACGGCAATGTGGCGCTCGACGTGGCCCGCATTCTCACCTCCGATCCGGCGCTGCTGGCCGGTACCGAGGTGTCTTCGGTGGCGCTGGATGCGTTGCGGCACAGCAAGGTCGAGGAGGTGGTGGTCGTCGGGCGCCGCGGCCCGGCCGAATCCGCCTTCACCGTACCGGAATTCGTGGGCCTGCTCGGCGCCGATGTCGATATCGAGGTAGAAGGGGAAGTGCCGGAGCCGGTTCCGGGTATGCCGCAGAAGGTGGAGCAGAAGCTGCGCCTGCTGCGCGAGGCCGCCGCGCGGCCGTCGCGCGGCCGCAAGCGGATCGTGTTCCGGTACCTGTCCGCCCCCACCGCGCTGATCGGCACCGACCGCGTCGGCGGCATCGAGCTGACGCGCACCGAACTGTCCGCCGACGCCGACGGCGTGGTGCGCGCGCTGCCCACCGGCGAGACCGAGACTCTCGACGCCGGGCTCGTGCTCGCCTCGGTCGGCTACCGTGGCGTGGCGCTGCCCGGGTTGCCGTTCGACGAGCGGCGCGGGGTCGTCCCGAATCGCGAGGGCCGGGTGCTGTCCGGTGAATCCGGTTTGCCCGCAACTGAATCCGCTTTGCCCGGTGCTGAAGCCTTTTTGCCCGGAACGTATGTGACCGGGTGGATCAAGCGAGGCCCCACCGGCTTCATCGGAACCAACAAGTCCTGTGCTCAGCAGACCGTGCGCCTGCTGGTCGACGACTTCAACACCGGCCGCCTCGCCGAACCGCGCCGCGACGCCGCCGATTTCGATCGTCTCGTCGACACGCGCCGCCCCGGGGCGATCCGCGGCGGCGCGGTCGCCCGGCCGTGGTGGAAACGGAAGCTGTTGGCGCGCAGCGTCTGA